A segment of the Nitrospina gracilis 3/211 genome:
GCCGGGATGATCGTCCGCCACGCCTGCGGCAGAATGATTTCAAACATCGCCTGCCGGTCGTTCATGCCGAGACTGCGCGCCGCCTCGCCCTGCTCCTTCGGCACCGCCTCGATGCCGGCGCGGAACACGTCGGCCATGTACGCGCCGTAACTGAAGCCGAATCCCAGAATCGCCGCCATGAGTTTCGGCACCGAAAAGATTTCCCCCAGCGCGTAATAAATGTAGAAGAGAAACACGAGAAGCGGAATGCCGCGCAACGTTTCGGTGTACAAAGATGCCGCCAGTTGCAACGGACGTTTTCCCGACAGCTTGCCGAAGGCGACGACGAGGCCGACGAAGATGGCGGCCAGGCTCCCCGCCACCGTCACCCCGAGCGTGTACAGGATGCCGATGGGCAACAACTGCATCAATCCCAGGTAACTGCCCGGCACGGCGCGTCCCGTCAACGCGTCTTCGGCGGGCAGATAGACGAGCAGAACAAAACTCGCCACCACCACCAGGTTCCACGCCAGTTGCGTGACCGTACCGGAAGGTTTTCGCGCGGGCTCCACGTTCAGTCCTCCTTACCCGATGCAATCGTTTTAGGCACCACCGCCGCCTGACCAAGCTCCCATTTCTCGTG
Coding sequences within it:
- a CDS encoding amino acid ABC transporter permease encodes the protein MEPARKPSGTVTQLAWNLVVVASFVLLVYLPAEDALTGRAVPGSYLGLMQLLPIGILYTLGVTVAGSLAAIFVGLVVAFGKLSGKRPLQLAASLYTETLRGIPLLVFLFYIYYALGEIFSVPKLMAAILGFGFSYGAYMADVFRAGIEAVPKEQGEAARSLGMNDRQAMFEIILPQAWRTIIPAIGNQTLGMLKDTSLVSVLAISDILRVANQYAATHFNYFETYTYVALTYLLLTLLFSKVVDLLERRVAIH